The genomic window CGGATTCACGAAGTCCGTCATGCCAAAGCGGCGGGCCATGGCTTCGCGACTGGGGTTGATGTCTACACCAATGATCTTGCCGGCACCCACCATTTTCGCCGCCTGAATCACATTCAGGCCGATTCCGCCCAAACCGAATACCACCACGTTGGCGCCCGCCTCCACCTTGGCTGTCCACACCACGGCGCCGACGCCGGTCGTGACACCGCAACCGATGTAGCACACCTTGTCGAACGGGGCATCCGGGCGGATTTTTGCCAGCGCGATCTCCGGCACCACAATGTGGTTCGCAAACGTGGATGTCCCCATGTAATGCAGGATTGGCTTACCATCGATCGAAAACCGCGAGCTGCCATCTGGCATCAGCCCCTTACCCTGAGTGGTGCGAATGGCCTGACACAGATTGGTTTTGCGCGACAAGCAGAACTTGCATTGCCGGCACTCTGGCACATACAAGGGGATCACATGATCGCCCGCCTTGAGGCTGGTCACGCCAGCACCAACCTCCAGCACCACACCCGCCCCCTCATGACCAAGAATAGCCGGGAACAGGCCCTCCGGATCGGCACCGGACAGCGTGTAGTAATCGGTATGGCAAATACCGGTAGCTTTTACCTCTACCAGCACCTCGCCGGCACGCGGGCCATCCAGCGTGACTTCCTCAATCGTCAGCGGCGCACCGGCCTGCCAGGCAACTGCAGCTTTTGTCTTCAACATGTTTTCCTCGTGTGTGATTTCTCATCAATCCATCGTGTCAACCGGCCTGACACGCGGTGTATTCCTCGTCTGCCAGCGAGGCCGGCGCGCTCCCGATAGGCTTCGGCTTGTCGGCAAGGTAAACTGCGCAGCCGAACATCCATACGGATGGCAGCAGAACCCATTTACCTAGAGTGTATGTCATGTCCATCAACACCCCGTTCTACCGCCACATCGACGGTGGCTTGTATCGTTTCATCACCCACGCCCGCCATGCCGATGACGCCGGCGAAGTGATCGTCTATGAACATCTATGGCCCTTCGAGCCCGGTATCTGGGTGCGTAAGGCAGATGAGTTCATGTCACGCTTTACCCCCATTCAAGAAGCTGATGTCAACATCGCCATGCAAGGTGATCGTCAGCAGGCACAACAAGCCGTCAACATTGCCAAAACGGCCCGTCGCGCAGCCAAGCATTGATTCTGACGCGGCCGAAAAGCAAATGCCCACATTCGGATGTGGGCATTTGCTTATTCAACAAACGATTGTGTATTGCATAGCGTCGACCGAGCAGCGATACCAATCACTCAAGGGTTCAACCACCTTTTTGCTTGTCTTCCAACACTTCCCAGCGCGCCAGCTTCTCCAGCAACAGCTCGTCGATTTCGTCGATTCGACCTTGCCAGGCTTTCAACTGCTGTGGATCGGCCTTATAAGCATCCGGCGCCAGCAGCTGCATATTGATGTCAGCCTGCTCGGCCTCAAGTGCGGCAATTTCGTCTGGCAAGGCCGCCAGCTCGCGGGTTTCATTGAATGACAATTTGACCTGCCGACTCTTTGCCGGTGTGGCCTCGACCGGCTTCGCCGCCACCGGCGCCTTGTCGACTGGTTTCTGGCTGGCCATTCTGGCCTTGGCGGCTTGATAGTCTTCATAGCCGCCCGGGTATTCGCGTAACAGGCCATCACCCTCAAACGCAATCACCTGGGTGACGACATTATCCAGAAAAGCGCGGTCATGGCTGACCAGGAATACCGTGCCGGTGTAATCGGCCACCAGTTGCTCCAGCAACTCCAATGTCTCGATATCCAGATCGTTGGTCGGCTCATCCAGCACCAGTACATTGGCGGGTTTGGTAAACAGACGGGCCAACAACAGGCGGTTACGCTCCCCACCCGACAGCGACTTGACCGGCGATCTGGCCCGTTCTGGTGCAAACAGGAAATCACCCAGATAGCTCATGATGTGCTTGCGCTCGTTACCAATCTGAATGAAGTCACTCCCTTGGCTGATCACATCGACAATGGCCATCTCATCATCCAGTTGTTCGCGAAACTGGTCGAAATAGGCAATCTGCAGGTTGGTACCGGTACGCACCGTGCCGCTGTCCGGCTGTGCATCACCCAGAATCAGCTTGAGCAATGTGGTCTTGCCCGCGCCGTTGGAGCCCAGCAGACCAATCCGGTCGCCGCGTTGGATTCGCGTAGTGAAGTCCTTGATCAAGGTACGGCCGGCATAACCCTTGGTGACCTGTTCCAGTTCCGCCACCAGCTTGCCCGAACGCTCACCCGCGTCAAGCGAGAAATTGACCTGCCCCATCCGTTCACGACGAGCTGCCCGATCGCGGCGCAATTGTTCCAGACGGCGAACGCGACCTTCGTTACGGGTACGGCGTGCTTCCACTCCCTTGCGGATCCAGACCTCTTCCTGTGCCCAGAATTTGTCGAACTTGCGGTTGTGAATGGCTTCGACTTCCAGCATCTCCACCTTTTTCAGCTGATAGGCTGCAAAGTTACCCTGAAAGCTCTGCAACAAGCCACGATCCAACTCTACAATCCGGGTCGCAACATTATCCAGAAAACGTCGGTCATGGGTGATCACCACCACGCCACCGGCAAAGGCGCGTAAGATACCTTCCAGCCATTCGATCGCGGCCACATCCAGGTGGTTGGTCGGTTCATCCAGCAGCAGTACATTGGGCTCAGCCACCAAGGCCCGAGCCAGTGCCACCCGCTTCTTCCAACCACCCGACAGTTCATCCACCGCTTTGTCTGCCGCCAGCCCCAACGTTGACAAGGTTGACTCCACCAGGCTATTGAAACGCCAGCCATCCCGTGCCTCCAGCTCAGTCTGTAGTATCTGCATCCTTGCCAGGGTCGCATCCGGATCTGCATCCGTGCTCAATTGCTGGGTACAGTGATGGTATTCGCGCAGCAGGCCCGCCAGATCAGCCAACCCGCCTGCCACCGCATCGAACACTGTCTGACCCGCTTCAAACAGGGGCTCCTGTGGCACATAGGCTACCTTGGCATCACTGGCAAAACGGATGATGCCGTCATCGAGCTTGACCAGACCCGCCAAGGCTTTCAACAACGACGACTTGCCGGTACCGTTGCGGCCGATGACCCCGACCCGTTCGCCGGCATCGAGATTCAAGAATGCTTGATCAAGCAGGGGATGATGGCCAAAAGCCAGGCAGGCGTTGTCAACAGAGATGAGCGGCAAGATGAATACGTCCAGAAACAAGGAATCAAGGCAGCGATTATAGCAGCCAAGCGGCATCGATACGGCGTTCCCACCATCTGGCTCACAATTGCACTACCGCAAAAACAAAAACGACCGGGCAAATAACCCGGCCGCATTAAGCCATACCCAACCAGCAGGTCAGCTCAGTACCATCACGGCATCGGCTTCCACCACGCCACCACGTGGCAAGCTGGCTACACCAACGGCTGCACGTGCAGGATAGGGTTCTGCAAAATACTGGGACATGATTTCATTGAACTTTGCAAAATTGCCCAGATCCGTCAGGTAGGCGTTCAGCTTGACGATATCACGGGTAGTGCCGCCAGCCGCTTCACAGATCACGCGCAGGTTCTTGAACACTTGATGGGTCTGGGCTTCAAAACCGTCAGCCATCTGCATGGTGGCTGCGTCCAGGCCAATCTGGCCGGAAATGTAGACGGTATTGCCCGCCACAACGGCTTGCGAATAGGTACCAATGGCTTTGGGCGCGTGATCGGTGGCAATGATTTCTTTTTTCATGTGGGCTCCTCAGTGAGAAAGAGTTGGAGTAAATCGTTGAGAAAACGCTGGCCCGTCAGCGTGGGCCGGATACAGGTGTGATCACGGGCGACCAAGCCTTTTTGCTCAGCCTGCTGCAATGCTTGCTCGACCACCGTCAACTGCAACCCGGTGCGTTCAGCAAACAACTGCGGCAGGAAACCACCCGTCAATCGCATCAGGTTCATCATGAATTCGAACGGCAGTTGGTCCAGACTGACCTGACGGTGCTCATGCACCGGCGTGCCTGCCGCCACCTGTTGCATGTATTGGGCAGGTTGTTTATAGCGCATCTCCCGCACGATGCGATCATGGAACGATAGCTTGGAATGCGCGCCTGCGCCAATGCCCAGGTAATCGCCAAACTGCCAGTAATTGAGATTATGTTTGCAATACTGGCCGGGCTTGGCAAAACCGGATGTCTCGTAATGATCGAAACCCGCTTCAGCCAACGCAGACTCCACCATTTCCTGCATATCGGCAGATTGTTCGTCATCCGGCAATTCAGGCGGATAACGGTAAAACAAGGTATTGGGCTCCAGTGTCAGATGATAGGCCGACAGGTGCGTCGATTCCATCGCGACGGCAGTACGCAAATCCTGGCTGGCTTCCGCCATGGTCTGGCCGGGCAAGGCATACATCAGATCCAGATTG from Chitinivorax sp. B includes these protein-coding regions:
- a CDS encoding ATP-binding cassette domain-containing protein, which gives rise to MPLISVDNACLAFGHHPLLDQAFLNLDAGERVGVIGRNGTGKSSLLKALAGLVKLDDGIIRFASDAKVAYVPQEPLFEAGQTVFDAVAGGLADLAGLLREYHHCTQQLSTDADPDATLARMQILQTELEARDGWRFNSLVESTLSTLGLAADKAVDELSGGWKKRVALARALVAEPNVLLLDEPTNHLDVAAIEWLEGILRAFAGGVVVITHDRRFLDNVATRIVELDRGLLQSFQGNFAAYQLKKVEMLEVEAIHNRKFDKFWAQEEVWIRKGVEARRTRNEGRVRRLEQLRRDRAARRERMGQVNFSLDAGERSGKLVAELEQVTKGYAGRTLIKDFTTRIQRGDRIGLLGSNGAGKTTLLKLILGDAQPDSGTVRTGTNLQIAYFDQFREQLDDEMAIVDVISQGSDFIQIGNERKHIMSYLGDFLFAPERARSPVKSLSGGERNRLLLARLFTKPANVLVLDEPTNDLDIETLELLEQLVADYTGTVFLVSHDRAFLDNVVTQVIAFEGDGLLREYPGGYEDYQAAKARMASQKPVDKAPVAAKPVEATPAKSRQVKLSFNETRELAALPDEIAALEAEQADINMQLLAPDAYKADPQQLKAWQGRIDEIDELLLEKLARWEVLEDKQKGG
- a CDS encoding DUF1653 domain-containing protein translates to MSINTPFYRHIDGGLYRFITHARHADDAGEVIVYEHLWPFEPGIWVRKADEFMSRFTPIQEADVNIAMQGDRQQAQQAVNIAKTARRAAKH
- a CDS encoding RidA family protein, with protein sequence MKKEIIATDHAPKAIGTYSQAVVAGNTVYISGQIGLDAATMQMADGFEAQTHQVFKNLRVICEAAGGTTRDIVKLNAYLTDLGNFAKFNEIMSQYFAEPYPARAAVGVASLPRGGVVEADAVMVLS
- the hemW gene encoding radical SAM family heme chaperone HemW; the encoded protein is MSGIALPMGRHTWRLQALPPLALYIHMPWCVRKCPYCDFNSHEAKGEMPEQAYLDALVRDLELALPAIWGRRVVSIFFGGGTPSLFSAAGLDRLLCDIRARVNLHTDAEITLEANPGTFEADKFRDYRAAGINRLSIGIQSFNPRHLKALGRIHDDNEARRAIEIAHRHFDNFNLDLMYALPGQTMAEASQDLRTAVAMESTHLSAYHLTLEPNTLFYRYPPELPDDEQSADMQEMVESALAEAGFDHYETSGFAKPGQYCKHNLNYWQFGDYLGIGAGAHSKLSFHDRIVREMRYKQPAQYMQQVAAGTPVHEHRQVSLDQLPFEFMMNLMRLTGGFLPQLFAERTGLQLTVVEQALQQAEQKGLVARDHTCIRPTLTGQRFLNDLLQLFLTEEPT
- a CDS encoding S-(hydroxymethyl)glutathione dehydrogenase/class III alcohol dehydrogenase; protein product: MKTKAAVAWQAGAPLTIEEVTLDGPRAGEVLVEVKATGICHTDYYTLSGADPEGLFPAILGHEGAGVVLEVGAGVTSLKAGDHVIPLYVPECRQCKFCLSRKTNLCQAIRTTQGKGLMPDGSSRFSIDGKPILHYMGTSTFANHIVVPEIALAKIRPDAPFDKVCYIGCGVTTGVGAVVWTAKVEAGANVVVFGLGGIGLNVIQAAKMVGAGKIIGVDINPSREAMARRFGMTDFVNPREVGNVVDHIVQLTDGGADYSFECIGNVDTMRQSLECCHKGWGQSIIIGVAGAGEEIRTRPFQLVTGRVWRGTAFGGARGRTDVPTIVDWYMEGKLNVDELITHQLPLDRINEGFDLMKRGESIRSVVVF